One Syntrophaceae bacterium DNA window includes the following coding sequences:
- a CDS encoding DUF3459 domain-containing protein encodes MERRLPLGSACRKGGRCSFLVWAPAAKRVELRILPPGGRIVALQRLRDGYHGAVLDGVRPGDLYVYRLDGLIERPDPASRSQPLGPSGPSQVTDPRPPATVGPWPGLALRDAVLTEPGESDRPFDSIRSRIGGYVSPGFNALRVRTSAGRGFPFSVSAPAGGPAGLKRLVGACHRRGVAVMLAVDLFEPGIEGDPLAWFGPYFAGHDRRLNLDGPWSDEVRRYFIECAMSWFREYRVDALDIGPVDAVADPSPLPLLEEMAQAVKAEARRVGRPLHLVAHSERNDPRLVRLPEDGGMGLDAVWNPDFAESLDALLLRPRGGAGSGFGRLEHVRKAFLEGFVDSGGYSPARRRRRGRSSRALPGERFLVRLQPPEPGRDGRRGTVGAGALLEACLFLSPFLPLLPGDADAPAGAARRAGLIRLRKELRAAGLLDRQCMGVLGYERERVLLVRHWKDDEDLIVIFHFGTRASTVALPVPAGAWALRFDTAAPRWGGPGSALPERLQGEGGDVPLPLAPLSCAVYLKQHGERTEVEKL; translated from the coding sequence GTGGAACGAAGGCTTCCACTGGGTTCCGCCTGCCGGAAAGGGGGCCGATGCTCCTTTCTCGTCTGGGCGCCCGCCGCGAAACGGGTGGAGCTCCGCATCCTTCCCCCCGGGGGGCGCATCGTCGCCCTGCAGAGGCTGCGTGACGGGTATCACGGCGCCGTGCTCGACGGCGTTCGGCCGGGTGACCTGTATGTCTACCGCCTCGACGGGCTGATCGAACGGCCCGACCCCGCCTCGCGGTCCCAGCCGCTCGGCCCCTCCGGTCCATCCCAAGTCACCGATCCGCGCCCGCCTGCAACAGTGGGCCCGTGGCCCGGCCTCGCTCTGCGGGATGCCGTCCTCACCGAACCCGGCGAAAGCGACCGCCCCTTCGATTCGATCCGTTCCCGCATCGGCGGGTACGTCTCCCCCGGGTTCAACGCTCTGCGGGTCCGGACCTCGGCCGGCCGGGGATTCCCGTTTTCCGTTTCGGCCCCCGCGGGAGGGCCGGCCGGGCTGAAACGCCTGGTCGGGGCCTGCCACAGAAGGGGGGTCGCCGTGATGCTTGCCGTCGATTTGTTCGAGCCCGGCATCGAGGGGGACCCCCTCGCGTGGTTCGGCCCCTACTTCGCCGGCCACGACCGGCGGCTCAACCTCGACGGCCCCTGGAGTGACGAGGTGCGGCGGTATTTCATCGAGTGCGCGATGTCGTGGTTCCGGGAGTACCGGGTCGACGCCCTCGACATCGGGCCGGTGGACGCCGTGGCGGACCCGTCGCCCCTGCCCCTCCTGGAGGAAATGGCGCAGGCCGTGAAAGCCGAGGCCCGCCGGGTCGGCCGGCCCCTGCACCTCGTTGCGCACAGCGAACGCAACGACCCCCGCCTGGTCCGTCTCCCGGAAGACGGCGGGATGGGGCTCGACGCGGTGTGGAACCCGGATTTCGCGGAGTCCCTGGATGCCCTCCTGCTGCGCCCCCGCGGGGGCGCCGGCAGCGGCTTCGGCAGGCTCGAGCACGTCCGGAAGGCCTTCCTGGAAGGCTTCGTCGACTCGGGCGGCTATTCACCCGCCCGTCGGCGGCGCCGGGGCCGCTCGTCGCGTGCCCTGCCCGGGGAGAGGTTTCTTGTCCGGCTGCAGCCGCCGGAACCCGGGCGGGACGGCCGCCGCGGGACCGTTGGGGCGGGCGCCCTTCTCGAGGCATGCCTGTTTTTGTCCCCCTTCCTGCCGCTTCTGCCCGGGGATGCGGACGCGCCTGCCGGCGCCGCCCGCCGTGCCGGGCTGATCCGGCTTCGGAAGGAGCTGCGCGCCGCGGGACTCCTGGACAGGCAGTGCATGGGGGTGCTGGGTTACGAAAGGGAAAGGGTGCTGCTCGTGCGGCATTGGAAGGACGACGAGGACCTCATCGTGATCTTCCACTTCGGCACCAGGGCATCGACCGTGGCGCTCCCCGTCCCCGCGGGCGCGTGGGCCCTGCGATTCGATACAGCCGCCCCCCGGTGGGGCGGCCCCGGGAGCGCCCTCCCCGAGCGGCTGCAGGGCGAGGGCGGCGACGTTCCCCTGCCCCTCGCTCCCCTGTCCTGCGCGGTCTACCTGAAGCAGCACGGTGAACGTACGGAAGTGGAGAAGCTATGA
- the ileS gene encoding isoleucine--tRNA ligase, with the protein MDYKSTLNLPRTDFPMKASLSRKEPEMLQWWEQIRIYDRIREVSKGRPTYILHDGPPYANGHIHLGTALNKIIKDLVIKSKNMAGFDSIFVPGWDCHGLPIEHQVDKELGESKGSLSQAEKRRYCRRYAERFVDIQRSEFKRLGVFGEWDNPYLTMHYEYEAITAAEFAKLMLSGDVYKGKKPVYWCATCKTALAEAEVEYGDHVTPAIYVKFPMISDISAVRPKLAGEKVSAVIWTTTPWTIPANLAIAFHREFIYAAVKVKKTGEVLIMAKDLVDYCMDAFGFKEYEIADEFPGEVVEGLKAKHPFIDRESVFILAPFVTLDAGTGMVHIAPGHGAEDYEIGMEYGLDNYAPVDEDGNFTKDVEFFAGQFVFDANESVNDKLREVGALLAVGDIEHSYPHCWRCKKPIIFRSTEQWFISMEKNGLRKKALESINSVRWIPGWGRDRIYGMVENRPDWCISRQRLWGVPIILFYCRDCDTVVYSKEILDHVVELMREHGADVWFEREPKDLMPAGSACPNCKGTSFRKETNILDVWFDSGVSHAAVLETRGYLRSPCDMYLEGSDQHRGWFHSSLLESVGTRGRAPYTTVLTHGFVVDGEGKKMSKSVGNVIEPQPIIEKFGAEILRLWVAAEDYTVDIRISDEILERLVEAYRRIRNTSRYILGNLYDFDPKKDRVAYSEMEEIDRWALYRLQAVIERTRKAYENFQFHIVYTTLYNFCTVDLSALYLDVLKDRLYTSGKASRSRRSAQSAMFLILEAITRLLAPILTFTAEEVWQSLPAWDGKAMSVHLTQFPEADPAWADEKLGDTWKTLIAVRGEISKAMETARKGKVIGHPLDAAVTVTGPEKLVSLLEKHEEDMRALCIVSSLRVQKGGALQDAFESAEMPGLKVAVAKAGGEKCQRCWVFSEELGRDANHPKICPRCLANLG; encoded by the coding sequence ATGGATTACAAATCCACCCTCAACCTGCCCAGGACCGATTTCCCCATGAAGGCGAGCCTCTCCAGGAAGGAGCCCGAGATGCTCCAGTGGTGGGAGCAGATCCGGATCTACGACAGGATCCGCGAGGTCTCCAAGGGGCGCCCGACCTACATCCTGCACGACGGCCCGCCCTACGCCAACGGCCACATCCACCTCGGCACGGCACTCAACAAGATCATCAAGGACCTCGTCATCAAGTCGAAAAACATGGCGGGCTTCGACAGCATCTTCGTCCCGGGGTGGGACTGCCACGGCCTCCCCATCGAGCACCAGGTCGACAAGGAGCTGGGTGAGAGCAAAGGCAGCCTCTCGCAGGCCGAGAAGCGGCGCTACTGCCGCAGGTACGCCGAGCGTTTCGTCGACATCCAGCGCAGCGAGTTCAAGCGCCTCGGGGTCTTCGGCGAGTGGGACAACCCCTACCTCACGATGCACTACGAGTACGAGGCGATCACGGCGGCCGAGTTCGCCAAGCTGATGCTCTCGGGCGACGTCTACAAGGGCAAGAAGCCCGTCTACTGGTGCGCCACCTGCAAGACGGCGCTCGCCGAGGCGGAGGTGGAGTACGGCGACCACGTGACGCCGGCCATCTACGTCAAGTTCCCCATGATCTCCGACATCTCGGCGGTGCGGCCGAAGCTCGCGGGCGAGAAGGTCTCCGCCGTGATCTGGACGACGACCCCCTGGACGATCCCGGCCAATCTGGCCATTGCGTTCCACAGGGAATTCATCTACGCCGCCGTGAAGGTGAAGAAGACGGGCGAGGTCCTCATCATGGCCAAGGACCTGGTCGACTACTGCATGGACGCCTTCGGGTTCAAGGAATACGAGATCGCCGACGAGTTCCCCGGCGAGGTCGTGGAAGGCCTCAAGGCGAAGCACCCCTTCATCGACCGGGAGAGCGTCTTCATCTTGGCGCCCTTCGTGACGCTCGATGCCGGCACGGGCATGGTCCACATCGCCCCCGGCCACGGCGCCGAGGACTACGAGATCGGCATGGAGTACGGGCTCGACAACTACGCCCCCGTCGACGAGGACGGCAACTTCACGAAGGACGTGGAGTTCTTCGCGGGCCAGTTCGTCTTCGACGCCAACGAGTCCGTCAACGACAAGCTCCGGGAAGTGGGGGCGCTGCTGGCGGTGGGGGACATCGAGCACTCCTACCCGCACTGCTGGCGCTGCAAGAAGCCCATCATCTTCCGCTCCACCGAGCAGTGGTTCATCTCCATGGAGAAAAACGGCCTGCGGAAGAAGGCCCTCGAGAGCATCAACAGCGTCCGGTGGATCCCCGGCTGGGGCCGCGACCGGATCTACGGCATGGTGGAGAACCGCCCCGACTGGTGCATCTCGCGCCAGCGGCTCTGGGGCGTGCCCATCATCCTGTTCTACTGCAGGGACTGCGACACCGTCGTCTACTCGAAGGAGATCCTCGACCACGTCGTGGAACTCATGCGCGAGCACGGCGCCGACGTCTGGTTCGAGCGCGAGCCCAAGGACCTCATGCCGGCGGGCTCGGCCTGCCCGAACTGCAAGGGGACGTCGTTCCGCAAGGAGACGAACATCCTCGACGTCTGGTTCGACTCGGGGGTGAGCCACGCGGCGGTCCTCGAGACGAGGGGCTACTTGCGCTCCCCCTGCGACATGTACCTCGAGGGCAGCGACCAGCACCGCGGCTGGTTCCACTCGTCGCTGCTCGAGTCGGTGGGGACCCGGGGCCGGGCGCCCTACACGACGGTGCTCACCCACGGCTTCGTCGTCGACGGCGAGGGGAAGAAGATGTCCAAGTCGGTGGGCAACGTCATCGAGCCGCAGCCCATCATCGAGAAGTTCGGCGCCGAGATCCTGCGGCTGTGGGTGGCCGCCGAGGACTACACCGTCGACATCCGCATCTCCGACGAGATCCTGGAGCGGCTCGTCGAGGCCTACCGCCGCATCCGGAACACGAGCCGCTACATCCTGGGCAACCTCTATGACTTTGATCCGAAGAAAGACCGGGTTGCCTACTCCGAGATGGAGGAGATCGACCGGTGGGCCCTCTACCGCCTGCAGGCGGTCATCGAGCGGACGCGGAAGGCCTACGAGAACTTCCAGTTCCACATCGTCTACACCACGCTGTACAACTTCTGCACCGTGGACTTGAGCGCCCTGTACCTCGACGTCCTCAAGGACCGCCTCTACACCTCCGGGAAAGCCTCGAGGAGCCGGCGGTCCGCCCAGAGCGCCATGTTCCTCATCCTCGAGGCCATCACGCGGCTGCTCGCGCCCATCCTCACCTTCACGGCCGAGGAGGTGTGGCAGAGCCTGCCCGCCTGGGACGGCAAGGCGATGAGCGTCCACCTGACCCAGTTCCCCGAGGCGGATCCCGCCTGGGCCGACGAGAAGCTGGGCGACACCTGGAAGACCCTCATCGCCGTGCGCGGCGAAATCTCCAAGGCCATGGAGACGGCCCGGAAAGGCAAGGTCATCGGCCACCCGCTCGACGCGGCCGTGACGGTCACAGGCCCGGAGAAGCTCGTCTCCCTCCTGGAGAAGCACGAGGAGGACATGCGGGCGCTCTGCATCGTCTCCAGCCTGCGCGTCCAGAAGGGCGGGGCGCTGCAGGATGCCTTCGAGAGCGCCGAGATGCCGGGCCTCAAGGTTGCCGTGGCGAAGGCCGGCGGTGAGAAGTGCCAGCGCTGCTGGGTGTTCAGCGAGGAGCTGGGGCGCGACGCGAATCACCCGAAGATCTGCCCGCGGTGTCTTGCGAACCTGGGCTGA
- a CDS encoding MarR family transcriptional regulator, whose product MPAENQLTMEVNAALRKLMQLVQTRSKRIRKETGITGPQLLAMKTLADSPGLSISELARRIYLHPATVVGIVDRLEGHGLVDRTPSKKDRRQVQVRLTRGGKAALRKTPPDARDSVLAGLESLPEKKLKRLAAGLAVIVRVLEAHARGPVPKRRRGRPRKEESAPRKRRGRKPA is encoded by the coding sequence ATGCCAGCAGAAAACCAACTGACCATGGAGGTCAACGCCGCCCTCCGGAAGCTCATGCAGCTCGTCCAGACACGCTCGAAGAGGATCCGCAAGGAGACGGGCATCACGGGACCGCAACTGCTCGCCATGAAGACCCTGGCCGACTCGCCCGGCCTGAGCATCTCCGAGCTCGCCCGCCGCATCTACCTGCACCCGGCCACGGTGGTCGGCATCGTCGACCGGCTCGAGGGTCACGGCCTCGTGGACCGCACCCCGTCGAAGAAAGACCGCAGGCAGGTCCAGGTCAGGCTGACCCGCGGCGGCAAGGCCGCCCTTCGCAAGACCCCCCCGGACGCACGGGACTCCGTGCTCGCGGGTCTCGAGAGCCTGCCGGAAAAGAAGCTCAAGCGCCTCGCCGCCGGCCTCGCGGTGATCGTCCGGGTCCTCGAGGCGCACGCGAGAGGCCCCGTCCCCAAGCGCCGCCGCGGCAGGCCGCGCAAGGAGGAATCGGCGCCGAGGAAGCGGCGGGGCAGAAAGCCGGCATGA
- the lspA gene encoding signal peptidase II codes for MKRNYLLFVLTVLVIVVLDQITKIYIDTHMTLHESIPVVQGFFNITYVRNPGAAFGFLAGASPMVRALFLIGVSILASGLIVYYVVKMKTEDILLTYGMSLILGGAVGNLIDRIRLGEVIDFLDFHISTYHWPAFNVADAAVTVGAVILFYKLIRGQV; via the coding sequence TTGAAGCGAAACTACCTGCTGTTCGTCCTGACGGTGCTGGTCATCGTCGTGCTCGACCAGATCACCAAGATCTACATCGACACGCACATGACCCTGCACGAGTCCATCCCCGTCGTCCAGGGGTTCTTCAACATCACCTACGTCCGTAACCCCGGCGCGGCCTTCGGCTTCCTGGCCGGCGCATCGCCGATGGTGCGGGCGCTGTTTCTCATCGGTGTTTCGATTCTCGCCTCGGGCCTCATCGTCTACTACGTCGTGAAGATGAAGACGGAGGACATCCTGCTGACCTACGGCATGTCGCTCATCCTCGGCGGCGCCGTGGGCAACCTGATCGACCGCATCCGCCTCGGCGAGGTGATCGACTTCCTCGACTTCCACATCTCCACGTACCACTGGCCGGCCTTCAACGTGGCCGACGCGGCCGTGACGGTGGGGGCAGTGATCCTCTTCTACAAGTTGATCCGGGGACAGGTCTAG
- a CDS encoding potassium transporter KefB: protein MPFLGDILIIIGLSAVVLYLCHRAGIPVIVGYLLTGIVAGPYGFRLVGEIEAVRILAELGIVALLFTIGLEFSFRNLLQLRRTALLGGSLQVILTFFIAAAAAQFFGLPPGEAILIGFLTALSSTAIVMKLLQDRAEIDTPHGTSTLGILIFQDLIIVPMMLILPLLGGVIHENPEAILRLVAEEIGVILLIVVAAKWFVPWALLKVTQTRSRELFLLAVVMIGLAVAWLTQKAGLSLALGAFLAGLVISESEYSHQALGNILPFRDVFTGFFFVSVGMLLDLGRLAANPVGVAWMTAGVIVVKALIAAAAALIVGLPLRTAVLVGLALCQIGEFSFVLAEAANRYAVFTGTRYQEFLAVSVLTMMATPFIMYASPRLSEAVSRLPVSRRLKRGRFRGASVRAYREKDHLVIVGFGFNGRNLARAARTMGIPYAVIEMNPDVVIEERAKGEPIYYGDATQEAVLQHVNVCRARSIAVVINDAAATRRITELARRLNPKAYIIVRTRFIGEIHPLKELGANEVIPEEFETSVEIFSRLMATYMLPKDEIERFAAEIRAGGYEMLRSLSREATSCPDIGTCLPDVEIRSFRVQARSEAAGKTLAETQMRKKYGVTLLAVRKGAEITTIPDPDIRLEAQDLLFVVGQPDRIAQVEELFREKQP, encoded by the coding sequence ATGCCGTTCCTGGGCGACATCCTCATCATCATCGGGCTCTCCGCCGTCGTGCTCTACCTGTGCCACCGGGCGGGCATCCCCGTGATCGTCGGCTACCTGCTCACGGGCATCGTCGCAGGCCCCTACGGGTTCCGCCTCGTCGGCGAGATCGAGGCCGTCCGGATCCTGGCCGAGCTGGGCATCGTGGCGCTGCTGTTCACCATCGGCCTGGAATTTTCCTTCCGGAACCTCCTCCAGCTCAGGCGCACCGCCCTGCTGGGAGGGTCCCTCCAGGTCATCCTGACCTTTTTCATCGCCGCGGCCGCCGCGCAGTTCTTCGGCCTGCCGCCCGGGGAAGCGATCCTCATCGGGTTCCTGACAGCGTTGAGCAGCACGGCCATCGTCATGAAGCTCCTGCAGGACCGCGCCGAGATCGACACCCCGCACGGCACGAGCACCCTGGGCATCCTCATCTTCCAGGACCTCATCATCGTGCCCATGATGCTCATCCTGCCGCTGCTGGGCGGCGTCATCCACGAGAACCCGGAAGCCATCCTGCGGCTCGTCGCGGAGGAGATCGGGGTGATCCTGCTGATCGTGGTCGCCGCGAAGTGGTTCGTGCCCTGGGCCCTGCTCAAGGTCACCCAGACCCGCAGCCGGGAGCTGTTCCTGCTGGCCGTCGTCATGATCGGTCTCGCCGTGGCCTGGCTGACCCAGAAGGCGGGGCTCTCGCTCGCCCTGGGTGCGTTCCTGGCCGGCCTCGTCATCTCCGAGTCGGAGTACAGCCACCAGGCCCTCGGCAACATCCTGCCCTTCCGGGACGTCTTCACCGGCTTCTTCTTCGTTTCCGTCGGCATGCTTCTCGATCTCGGCCGTCTCGCCGCAAACCCCGTCGGGGTCGCATGGATGACCGCAGGCGTCATCGTCGTCAAGGCCCTGATCGCGGCGGCGGCGGCCCTGATCGTCGGGCTGCCCCTCCGGACCGCCGTCCTCGTGGGGCTGGCACTCTGCCAGATCGGGGAGTTCTCCTTCGTCCTGGCCGAGGCGGCAAACCGGTACGCCGTCTTTACGGGGACGCGATACCAGGAATTCCTCGCCGTCTCGGTGCTCACCATGATGGCCACCCCCTTCATCATGTACGCCTCGCCGCGCCTCTCGGAGGCCGTCTCCCGCCTGCCCGTTTCCAGGCGCCTGAAGAGGGGGAGGTTCCGCGGGGCGTCCGTGCGGGCGTACCGTGAGAAAGACCATCTCGTCATCGTCGGCTTCGGCTTCAACGGGCGCAACCTGGCGAGGGCGGCCCGGACCATGGGGATCCCCTACGCCGTCATCGAGATGAACCCGGACGTCGTGATCGAGGAGAGGGCGAAGGGCGAGCCCATCTACTACGGCGACGCCACCCAGGAGGCCGTCCTGCAGCACGTCAACGTCTGCCGCGCCCGGTCCATCGCCGTCGTGATCAACGACGCGGCGGCCACGCGGCGGATCACGGAGCTTGCCCGGAGGCTCAACCCGAAGGCCTACATCATCGTCCGGACGCGGTTCATCGGGGAGATCCATCCGCTGAAGGAACTCGGCGCCAACGAGGTCATCCCCGAGGAGTTCGAGACCTCCGTGGAAATCTTCAGCCGCCTGATGGCCACCTACATGCTCCCGAAGGACGAGATCGAAAGGTTCGCCGCGGAGATCCGGGCCGGGGGCTACGAGATGCTGCGAAGCCTGTCCCGCGAGGCGACGAGCTGCCCCGACATCGGGACCTGCCTGCCCGACGTCGAGATCCGCTCGTTCCGCGTCCAGGCCCGCTCCGAGGCCGCGGGGAAGACCCTGGCCGAGACACAGATGCGCAAGAAGTACGGCGTCACCTTGCTGGCCGTCCGCAAGGGGGCCGAGATCACGACCATCCCCGACCCCGACATCCGGCTCGAGGCGCAGGACCTGCTCTTCGTCGTCGGCCAGCCCGACCGGATCGCCCAGGTGGAGGAGCTTTTCCGGGAGAAACAGCCATGA
- a CDS encoding 1,4-alpha-glucan-branching enzyme, whose product MTDKTGPGGAAPGGIEDLAERLVAADPLLGPWRGAIARRLRRVAELEARLTGGRMRLADFASGHEYFGLHRRGGEWVLREWAPNATRVSLVGQMTDWRESPRFALERLDGAEGVWEIRLPASAMAHGDLYRLRVHWIGGQGERIPAWARRVVQDPQTLIFNAQVWDPPSAYRWRREGFRCAVRTPFVYEAHVGMAQEEERVGTYREFTEKVLPRIVRAGYDVLQLMAIQEHPYYGSFGYQVSSFFAASSRFGTPEDLKALIDAAHEAGLCVVMDLVHSHAASNEVEGLSRFDGTEHQYFHRGARGRHEAWDSRCFDYGKPQVLHFLLSNCRYWLDEFRFDGFRFDGVTSMLYLHHGLGKAFLSYDDYFDASVDEDALAYLALANRVVHDVRPDAVTIAEDVSGMPGLAVPAERGGTGFDYRFAMGVPDTWIRLLKECPDEAWPLGHLWYELNNRRRDEKTISYCESHDQALVGDKTLIFRMIDADMYTDMSVFRQNLRVERGVALHKMIRLVTLATAGHGYLNFMGNEFGHPEWIDFPRAGNGWSYKYARRQWSLADDETLRYRQLARFDADMIGFARRANLLGSGDPRLLHEHGETKILAFERAGHLFAFNFHPSRSYEGYRIDAPPGRYRHVLDTDAVAYGGHGRLVADQVHFTQPDGTAGSLRHLLSLYLPTRTALVLRKVD is encoded by the coding sequence ATGACGGACAAAACGGGACCGGGAGGCGCGGCCCCCGGCGGCATCGAGGACCTTGCGGAGCGGCTCGTTGCCGCAGACCCGCTGCTGGGCCCTTGGCGCGGGGCCATCGCGAGGCGCCTGCGCCGGGTGGCCGAGCTGGAGGCGCGGCTCACGGGGGGGCGGATGCGGCTTGCCGATTTCGCCAGCGGGCACGAGTATTTCGGGCTGCACCGCCGGGGCGGCGAGTGGGTCCTGCGCGAGTGGGCCCCGAACGCGACGCGCGTCAGCCTCGTGGGTCAGATGACCGACTGGCGGGAGTCGCCCCGGTTCGCCCTGGAGAGGCTCGACGGGGCCGAGGGCGTCTGGGAGATCCGCCTGCCGGCCTCGGCCATGGCCCACGGCGATCTGTACCGCCTGCGGGTGCACTGGATCGGCGGGCAGGGCGAGCGCATCCCCGCCTGGGCCCGGCGCGTCGTGCAGGACCCGCAGACGCTCATCTTCAACGCCCAGGTCTGGGACCCTCCCTCCGCGTACCGGTGGCGCCGCGAGGGCTTCCGGTGCGCCGTGCGGACGCCCTTCGTCTACGAGGCCCACGTCGGCATGGCCCAGGAGGAGGAGAGGGTCGGCACCTACCGGGAGTTCACAGAGAAGGTCCTGCCGCGGATCGTGCGGGCCGGCTACGACGTCCTGCAGCTGATGGCGATCCAGGAGCACCCCTACTACGGGTCGTTCGGCTACCAGGTGAGCAGCTTCTTCGCCGCCTCGTCGCGGTTCGGCACGCCCGAGGACCTCAAGGCGCTCATCGACGCCGCGCACGAGGCGGGGCTCTGCGTCGTCATGGACCTCGTCCACTCGCACGCCGCGTCCAACGAGGTGGAGGGCCTCAGCCGCTTCGACGGCACGGAGCACCAGTACTTCCACCGGGGTGCGCGGGGACGGCACGAGGCCTGGGATTCGCGCTGTTTCGACTACGGCAAGCCCCAGGTCCTGCACTTCCTGCTCTCCAACTGCCGCTACTGGCTCGACGAGTTCCGCTTCGACGGGTTCCGCTTCGACGGCGTGACGAGCATGCTCTACCTGCACCACGGCCTGGGGAAGGCCTTCCTGTCCTACGACGACTACTTCGACGCAAGCGTCGACGAGGATGCCCTGGCCTACCTGGCCCTGGCGAACCGGGTCGTCCACGACGTGCGGCCCGACGCCGTCACGATCGCCGAGGACGTCAGCGGCATGCCGGGGCTGGCCGTCCCCGCGGAGCGGGGGGGAACGGGGTTCGATTACCGCTTCGCCATGGGCGTGCCCGACACGTGGATCCGGCTGCTGAAGGAATGCCCCGACGAGGCGTGGCCCCTGGGGCACCTGTGGTACGAGCTCAACAACCGCCGGCGGGACGAAAAGACGATCAGCTACTGCGAATCGCACGACCAGGCCCTCGTGGGGGACAAGACCCTCATCTTCCGGATGATCGATGCGGACATGTACACCGACATGAGCGTCTTCCGGCAGAACCTCCGCGTGGAGCGAGGGGTGGCCCTCCACAAGATGATCCGCCTCGTCACCCTTGCCACGGCGGGCCACGGGTACCTGAACTTCATGGGCAACGAGTTCGGGCACCCTGAGTGGATCGACTTCCCGAGGGCCGGAAACGGCTGGTCCTACAAGTATGCCCGGCGCCAGTGGAGCCTCGCGGACGACGAGACCCTGCGCTACCGCCAGCTGGCCCGCTTCGACGCCGACATGATCGGTTTCGCGCGCCGGGCGAACCTTCTGGGATCGGGCGACCCCCGGCTCCTGCACGAGCACGGCGAGACGAAGATCCTCGCCTTCGAGCGGGCGGGGCACCTGTTCGCGTTCAATTTCCACCCCTCCCGCTCCTACGAGGGCTACCGGATCGACGCCCCGCCGGGCCGATACCGGCACGTCCTCGACACCGATGCCGTCGCCTACGGCGGCCACGGGCGCCTCGTGGCGGACCAGGTCCACTTCACGCAGCCGGACGGCACGGCGGGGTCCCTCCGTCATCTGCTGAGCCTCTATCTCCCCACGCGCACGGCCCTCGTGCTCCGAAAGGTCGATTGA